In Lineus longissimus chromosome 13, tnLinLong1.2, whole genome shotgun sequence, one genomic interval encodes:
- the LOC135497690 gene encoding uncharacterized protein LOC135497690, translating into MATTKGKSVAAEPATLEFLLERRRINRQRYTKLEKSLFRYYDDVLPALDDDDRSPENEIKVRAAMSAREQLKSAYMDLQDTQDQVDYHRDNEERLNAMSDDQRRREDKDEQDYRERYFNCDAKIQRLEKDWFRPTKERSESEGKGSHHSSQSNIEVLTKGLAEAFKSMNNGISGEQLTTILSTLTKKKRELPIPKFSGDPHFFDQWRELLEAELAKPGYSEVEKTHFTITLLEGECRKLVAGMKDPDYQDIFQVLESKYGDVESCVQKAVIEIANMEAPSSLALKDMEPFCHKLVSAWNYILKKTEALCELDETSWIFTALVRPKIPKTLLRKWDGEKLKAKTKSTLPLKFPDLLERLLDALQVTRRTEMEGGKRPTTSSSTSHSQKPEKKHTSTSYGKPSAYALNVNATSNPKAGQSKQKTQSRTPKCPVCQEAHLLYQCQTFKAMSVSDRIDKVKSLKLCFNCFASHYVKDCNSRHCQRCGKKHHTLIHYDREPELPEEEQVQGLRQKTEVPKSVGLVKAITGPKEILIQSTLARIESRGAISVARILFDTGSGVSFISNKMARKLDLRGPKVEAEFSLAGGNQMRLKTERVKFHLSSAIPNWKGEEFEIEAYTVDQPSMDLNCVRVDLSKLQHLQGLQIADTYPRESAEIDVMLGLEDTTNILLPVRKTGPPGMPTATKSHFGWVLSGICPVEEPNQRHGKIGLIRHPDWKDKSLESNRTLAEKRLEGLERRLQRDPDLGKAYQEQIQELVDKGRAEKVEELEKQAQAIWYLPHRPVVRMDKSTTKVRVVFDGSAKGPEGVSLNDTLLSGPALQPDPLAILLRFRKHKVALVAEIEKMFLQIGMQTGDQDLQRFLWRDMDTSKKPDVYRLKTVTFGLKSSPFSSIKTVVDHALTQTKEYPKATEEITENIFVDDVLSGEDNTTAAASLAVDMKPVLKSGGFPLRKFVSNKPEALAGLEESDLACGIVVVTEEQFTTKTLGIEYMYCGGRNLGNSKLF; encoded by the exons AGCCTACATGGACTTGCAAGATACTCAAGACCAAGTGGATTATCACAGAGATAACGAGGAGAGGCTGAACGCTATGTCTGACGACCAGAGGAGAAGAGAAGATAAAGATGAGCAAGACTATAGAGAGAGGTACTTCAACTGTGATGCCAAGATCCAGAGGTTGGAGAAAGACTGGTTCAGGCCGACAAAGGAGAGGAGTGAGAGTGAAGGCAAAGGATCCCATCATAGTAGCCAGAGCAACATTGAAGTGTTAACAAAGGGTTTAGCAGAGGCTTTTAAATCCATGAACAATGGAATATCAGGAGAGCAGCTCACAACCATCTTGTCAACTTTGACCAAAAAGAAGAGAGAGCTACCCATACCAAAATTTAGCGGCGACCCGCATTTCTTCGATCAATGGCGAGAGCTGTTAGAAGCGGAGTTGGCGAAGCCAGGTTATTCGGAGGTGGAAAAGACGCACTTTACCATTACATTACTAGAGGGCGAGTGTAGAAAGTTAGTAGCGGGTATGAAAGATCCTGATTACCAAGACATCTTCCAAGTTTTAGAAAGCAAGTATGGTGACGTGGAGAGTTGTGTGCAGAAGGCTGTAATCGAGATAGCCAACATGGAGGCACCGAGCTCCCTTGCACTAAAAGACATGGAGCCATTCTGCCATAAGCTTGTGTCAGCATGGAAttatattttaaagaaaaccgAGGCTCTATGTGAACTAGACGAAACAAGTTGGATTTTCACGGCattggtcaggcccaaaattccCAAAACACTGTTGCGAAAGTGGGATGGCGAAAAGCTGAAGGCAAAAACAAAGTCGACTTTGCCTCTGAAATTTCCCGACTTACTGGAAAGGCTACTCGACGCCCTGCAAGTTACCCGAAGGACGGAAATGGAGGGGGGAAAGCGACCAACCACAAGTAGTAGTACTTCACACTCACAGAAACCAGAGAAAAAACATACTAGTACTAGTTATGGCAAGCCAAGTGCATATGCATTGAATGTCAATGCTACAAGTAACCCTAAAGCTGGACAATCAAAACAGAAGACGCAGAGTCGAACTCCCAAGTGCCCTGTATGCCAAGAAGCACATCTACTTTATCAGTGCCAGACCTTCAAAGCCATGAGTGTCAGTGATCGCATAGACAAGGTCAAgagtttaaaactttgttttaacTGCTTTGCTTCGCATTATGTCAAAGACTGTAATTCAAGACACTGTCAGAGATGTGGGAAGAAACATCATACCTTGATCCATTATGATCGTGAGCCAGAGCTACCGGAAGAAGAGCAAGTACAAGGTCTACGTCAAAAAACGGAGGTTCCCAAGAGTGTAGGACTTGTCAAGGCCATTACAGGTCCAAAGGAGATATTGATTCAATCCACTCTAGCAAGAATCGAATCACGAGGAGCAATTTCAGTAGCGAGAATCTTATTTGATACAGGCAGCGGTGTATCATTCATAAGTAACAAGATGGCAAGAAAACTGGACTTGCGAGGACCCAAGGTTGAGGCAGAATTTTCACTAGCCGGTGGTAACCAGATGAGATTGAAAACAGAGAGAGTTAAGTTTCATCTATCAAGCGCTATTCCTAATTGGAAAGGTGAGGAATTTGAGATAGAGGCCTACACAGTTGATCAGCCTAGCATGGACCTCAACTGCGTGAGAGTAGATTTGTCAAAGCTGCAACACTTACAGGGATTGCAGATAGCAGACACATACCCCCGTGAATCGGCTGAAATTGATGTTATGTTGGGGCTAGAGGATACCACAAACATCTTACTGCCTGTTAGAAAAACTGGACCACCAGGAATGCCAACTGCCACAAAGAGTCATTTTGGATGGGTACTTTCAGGTATCTGCCCAGTAGAGGAGCCAAACCAACGACATGGAAAGATTG GTTTGATTCGCCATCCGGACTGGAAGGACAAGTCTTTAGAATCAAATCGAACCTTAGCAGAGAAACGTCTCGAGGGGTTGGAAAGAAGATTACAGAGGGACCCAGACTTGGGAAAGGCCTACCAAGAACAGATCCAAGAGTTAGTTGATAAAGGGCGTGCCGAGAAAGTTGAGGAATTGGAGAAACAAGCGCAAGCAATATGGTACTTGCCTCATCGCCCTGTTGTTAGAATGGATAAATCAACCACAAAGGTGCGTGTTGTGTTTGACGGCTCCGCCAAAGGACCAGAGGGGGTGTCACTAAATGACACATTGTTGAGTGGACCAGCACTGCAGCCCGACCCACTTGCCATACTTTTGCGTTTCAGAAAACATAAAGTAGCGCTTGTAGCAGAAATAGAGAAAATGTTTCTTCAAATCGGCATGCAAACTGGAGATCAAGATCTACAGAGATTCTTATGGCGTGACATGGACACTAGTAAAAAACCTGATGTTTACAGGTTGAAAACAGTAACATTTGGTCTGAAATCATCTCCATTTTCGAGTATCAAAACTGTAGTGGACCATGCACTCACACAGACAAAGGAATACCCAAAGGCTACTGAGGaaataacagaaaatattttcgtgGATGATGTACTGTCTGGAGAAGACAATACCACAGCAGCAGCAAGCTTAGCAGTAGACATGAAACCAGTCTTGAAATCTGGAGGATTCCCACTCAGGAAATTTGTGTCCAACAAACCAGAAGCTTTGGCTGGATTAGAGGAGTCAGATCTTGCCTGTGGTATAGTAGTCGTCACTGAGGAACAATTTACTACAAAAACGTTGgggatagaatatatgtattgtggtggtaggaatctaggtaattctaagctattttaa